The DNA sequence TTGCATGATTTGAATAAGAGTAGTAGTTCTACTTCTAATCTTGAATCTTTAGTTCCAggacaattcaaaatatttatatcctaaaaaattgaattaaaaaatcaaaattcagtGACTAATTCTTAAATAGCAGCCATTTAAAGTGATTATCTAATGTTAAAAATTtactaaataaaaaatatagattTCTAACAGTTGTAGTAGTATCTTGAGCTCGAATCCATAATATTCAAATTTTAGATTCACCTCCGAGTGGAACTATATATATGACATTACTCAAAACAAGGTGGATTATATAAAAACTTGTTAAAATTATTATAGATGGACAAGGCCTCAATACTTGAAAGAGCAACCAGTCTCATTAGACAACTACGTGAAAGGCCAGAAACAGTACTGCAATGTCATTTAGAGACCAAAACCAACAATGAAAAAGGAGCTCCTGCAGTGAAGAAGGCAAGAATAAGTTTACCAGAAGTTGAAGTAAGAAGTTTAGAAGAGGAGGTGCTAATTACAGTCTACTGCAAGAAGAAATATACAGGAATTATTGATGAAATATTAAGTGTTATTCAGAAGCTTCATCTTACTATCAAAAGCAGCAACTTCATGCCATTTGGCAGCACAGCAATGCATATCACAGTTATTGGTCAGGTCTGATTATTAATATTTCCTAAAATCATCTTGTATTTCAATTTGTTACTTGGTTTAATGTACGtatttcaatttgttatattcaCATATTTGTTTTTTACTTCTAATTTTTTTACAGATGAATGACGAGTTGTGTGAGACAACAGATTGTCTTGCTGAGAAATTACGACAGTCAATACTCAAAATGTAGAGATAATTTGGTTTACAGACAAGCTAGCCATGAAACGTTATTATGTGAATAGTGATAATTGAATTGTTTGTATTTTATATTAAAGTATGTTGATCGCAGTTAAAATAATAAATCATGTGTTTGGTTAGTTTTATTATCAAAAGTACCCTTGGCATATTTATATTGCTTTATCAATATTAATACTGAGCGTTATTATCATTATGTAGCTTATAAAATAATCTGTAAACCGCAATTAAAAATAAAGAACAATTTCAAGAGAAATTTAAATTGAGGTATACGAGATAAATAAGTAAGTAAATTTTACATTCCTTTTTTAAACATGAAAAATTCATGTTAAAGTACTTCCATTTTTTGTTTAAATCGATGCCATTAATACTATTTACAAACGTATGGAGAAAATAATAGTCATTTCACaatcatcatatatatatatatatacactatactatactataagcATGAAGTCCCAATATAAAGATTGAATTACAAAAAACTCCTTCAAAAGTTAATTGACTATTATAACCTCGAATTAAATGTTAAATTTTAGCTGCAATGAGACTTTAGCCCCAATATAATTTATTGCTACCGTGGAATTATCTCAACGTAAATTTTTTTCCTCTTAGCTATGGACCTTTTGTTTGCTTTGTCATCATGCTTTCTCCATAGGTTAAGAAAGCCATCAGAC is a window from the Nicotiana tomentosiformis chromosome 10, ASM39032v3, whole genome shotgun sequence genome containing:
- the LOC104110157 gene encoding transcription factor bHLH25-like, coding for MDKASILERATSLIRQLRERPETVLQCHLETKTNNEKGAPAVKKARISLPEVEVRSLEEEVLITVYCKKKYTGIIDEILSVIQKLHLTIKSSNFMPFGSTAMHITVIGQMNDELCETTDCLAEKLRQSILKM